A region of the Microcystis aeruginosa FD4 genome:
ATCAAAGTAATGAGTGGAATACCTTTGAAGGCTATGACACCATTACGGATACAGGAACCACTGGCACAGATACCATCGTCGCCAAAGGTACGGCTAATGTGGATATTGGTCTCAAGAGTTTTGGGGTCAATAGTGGCATTGAAACCATCGACGGGACAGGAGTAACAGGAAAAGTCACCATCGTCGGTGATTGGAGTGACAATACCCTCGACTTCTCTAATACGGCTTTTGTCGGTGACAATATCCAAATCCATGGCTATTGGGGGAATGATAATATCACCGGTAATGCGGCCAATAATGTCATTATTGGTGGCGGTGGTGAGGACAAACTTAACGGCGGTAACGGTTCCGACCAATACGTTTATACCGGCTATCAAAGTAATGAGTGGAATACCTTTGAAGGCTATGACACCATTACGGATACAGGAACCACTGGCACAGATACCATCGTCGCCAAAGGTACGGCTAATGTGGATATTGGTCTCAAGAGTTTTGGGGTCAATAGTGGCATTGAAACCATCGACGGGACAGGAGTAACAGGAAAAGTCACCATCGTCGGTGATTGGAGTGACAATACCCTCGACTTCTCTAATACGGCTTTTGTCGGTGACAATATCGAAATAAACGGCTATTGGGGAAATGATAATATCACTGGTAATGCGGCCAATAATGTCATTATTGGTGGCGGTGGCGAGGACAAACTTAACGGCGGTAACGGTTCCGACCAATACGTTTATACCGGCTATCAAAGTAATGAGTGGAATACCTTTGAAGGCTATGACACCATTACGGATACAGGAACCACTGGCACAGATACCATCGTCGCCAAAGGTACGGCTAATGTGGATATTGGTCTCAAGAGTTTTGGGGTCAATAGTGGCATTGAAACCATCGACGGGACAGGAGTAACAGGAAAAGTCACCATCGTCGGTGATTGGAGTGACAATACCCTCGACTTCTCTAATACGGCTTTTGTCGGTGACAATATCGAAATAAACGGCTATTGGGGAAATGATAATATCACTGGTAATGCGGCCAATAATGTCATTATTGGTGGCGGTGGTGAGGACAAACTTAACGGCGGTAACGGTTCCGACCAATACGTTTATACCGGCTATCAAAGTAATGAGTGGAATACCTTTGAAGGCTATGACACCATTACGGATACAGGAACCACTGGCACAGATACCATCGTCGCCAAAGGTACGGCTAATGTGGATATTGGTCTCAAGAGTTTTGGGGTCAATAGTGGCATTGAAACCATCGACGGGACAGGAGTAGCAGGAAAAGTCACCATCGTCGGTGATTGGAGTGACAATACCCTCGACTTCTCTAATACGGCTTTTGTCGGTGACAATATCCAAATCCATGGCTATTGGGGGAATGATAATATCACTGGTAATGCGGCCAATAATGTCATTATTGGTGGCGGTGGCGAGGACATTCTTAACGGCGGCGGTGGTGAGGACACTCTTATCGGAGGATTAGGGTCAGATCAACTAACGGGAGGTGAAGGTCGGGACTGTTTTATCTTCAACACCGTTGATGAAATCGGTCAAGGCGCAAACCAAGACAATATCCTCGATTTCAATACTGATCTTGATACTATTGACATCTCTGGTATTGATGCCAACTCCCTCAACGATGGTAATCAGAGTTTCACGTTTATTGGTGCCTCGGATTTTTCAGGTCAAGCGGGACAACTGCGCTTTGACGGCGGTCTCCTTTGCGGGGATACCAACGGCGATGCAGTCAGCGACTTTCAATTGGCGATCGCTGGAGTGTATAGTTTACCTGTTACCAATATAGTGCTGTGACATCCTCTGGTTTAAGGCAATAAGCTCTTACTCTATTTAACTGAGTGTCAGCAGAAGTCCCATCGCTAAAAGCGAGGGACTTCTGCTGATACCAAATTAAATTGTATTCAGAGCAGATAAAGCATCAAGGATGAAGGGAAATCCCGTGAGAGAAGCAACCCTCTGGGGTGTTACTTCTTAAACAATTTATCTACTTTGACTTCTAATTCCTCTAAAGTGTTAAAGCACCAATTACTCATTACTCAATTGGGAAACTGGGTATAGCGGTATCGATTAATGTCATTAACTTCATGGTTTCGTCTAAGGTTACTACTATCATAAGGATAGTGTAATATGTCCTCGTCTGACAAGGTGCGTCCCCTGCGGTCTTTTAACCATAAAGACATCTTCCCCCCAAACAGGTTCGACATCGCAGAAATCCCCATCCTATGAGAATGGCGGTACATCCCACTCAAGACACCGTTACGGGGATCTATTCGAGATCGAACTCACGATGTTGCATAACCACGAGAAACTTGATATATTGGCAGTTGATAAATATTATTGAAAATTTACTGGAGGCATAAATATGTTATCAACTGATGTCAAACAAAAATCAATGATTAAGAGAATTGAGCAAGTTGTTTCTATTTTAATGGAAGACCGCCCTTTCTTTAAAGAGGAGCTTAATTATTCAGAAATAGTGAAACATTTGGTTGAATTATTTGAAAAAAAATTTACCTTTTGAGGAATTTAACACTATGTCAGCGGCAGAATTGAACGAGCATTGTAGCTTTATTATGTCCACAGAAATCTTGTCAAAAATTGGCGGCGATTTTACTCCTGAACAAATGGCTATTTTCGATGAAGCAATTAATCGTAAATAGGTAATTATGATTTATTTGCTAGATACTAATATCGTTTCTTTGATTATTAAGCGTAATCTTGAAGTTTATCAAAAAATTGAAGATGTCAAAGCTCAAAGAAAAAGTATCTTTATCAGTTGCATTACTTATTTTGAAATTAAGAGGTAATTTTTGGCAGTTGCTGCACCTAAACAAAGAGAAAGATTTAACAAACTTTGTCAGGATTATCAAATTATTTTATTAGATGATTTAGCTATTTTAGAAAAGCATCCGAAATTCATGCTGATCTTAGATTAAGAGGATTACCCATACAAACAGAAGATATTTTAATTGCTGCTACTGCTATATTTAAAAGTTTAATTGTTGTTTCTAATGACAGTGATTTATTAAGGGTTGAAGGATTAAGTTTAGAGAATTGGGTAGAGTTATAAATGAACCCAATCTTTAATTCATCCGCCATATTTTAATAGCTTGAGTCAGTAAAAATGTGCGTTAACGTAGTGTAACGCACCCTGCAAGGTTGGCGTACTGCTACGCAGTGCCTTTGGCATCGCACTGTCAGGGGGGCGGTGATTTTTCCCGTGTTACTATCAAAATTAGGAGAAAGTGGCCTAATATATATATGAGGGTACTTATTTCCTATTAAAAACCGTCAACAACGAAATGAAAACTTTAAATCAGAATCCCTGGCAAGTAGAGGGAGGAGAAACCCTGCCCCTACTTTACGAAATTGATCAACATCTTTGGTTAGAGGAAACGATAAAACTCCTCAAGGAAAATCGCATAGATGAATTAGATGTAATCCATTTAATTGAGGAATTAGAAAGCTTGAGTAAAAGAGATAAAAACCGAGTCAGTAGCTTACTTGAACAAGTGATCAGGCATTTATTACTTTTACACTATTGGACAACAGAAGTAGAAATAAATGGGAATCATTGGCGAGCGGAAATTATCAGTTTTCGCACGCAATTAAGAAAATATTTAACGACAAATTTACAGAATTATTTAGCTGAGGAATTAGCGATAATCTATGAGGATGCTTTAGCCTATGTTCAAGAAAAAACTGGTTTTTCTGGCGATTTTCCTCCAGAATGTCCTTACAGTTTAGAGCAATTATTAGATAAAAATTGGTTCAACTGTGAAGATTAGACATTAAAGATGATAAAATTATTCAAAAGCTCAACAATAGCCGACAATAAAATGATGCAATGGCAAGAAATAATCGTTAGTGATACTCTGGTATGTTGCGGTAAATTCTGTAGGGTGCATCTCCTATTTGTGACTTTCTCTCACTGATGGTGAGCAGCAGAAGTTATTCAAAGAGGGGGAAGGCAATTCGCCCCTACAATAATATTATGGCGCCAATGGTAGGGGCGCACCGCGTGCGCCCTGTAATATAGCGGTTTTCACACAAGTGAGTCCCGATTGAAACGCTGAAACGCCTATCTATCAAGGGATTTACTATACCTTATTAGACTGAAAACCGCTATACAGATATTTCTCCAAAATTGAGATGCACCCAGTCTGTATTAAGGGAACTCGCATTATTCTCTCTACTCGCGCTTAGAAATTAACTGAATGGGAACATCCTTTCCCTAGCTGAGAGACTATCGGTTTTAGAGTCGTTTCTAGTGGCAGATATGGACAAGCTGGTGATCCTAAACCAGATGGAAAAGATGCTCTTTTGTCCCCTAGTTATACTAAATCCAGTTATTAAAAACTGATTATCTATTCCCCCTTTTGCCTCTTGCCTCTTGCATGAGTGCCTATCCTAATATGTTACCTATACTCAACGGATTTAGTATTATTTTGTTTCTTCTGCGGGAGGTGCGCCCTTGCAAGTTCTTAAGTGCTGTATTATAGATCAAGGAAAGCTGTTCTAAAACGACGGGGTTTTTAACCCAAATTTGCGATAATAAGATGCGCTTAAATTATCCACTTGGCATCAATGCAGATTTTTAGCTCTTTTCTGGCGTTGCTGATTTGAGCTATGAATCTTCTTGTGTGGGATTTTTAAAACCTAGACCCAAACTAACTTTTGGATGGGTGCAAGGTTGTCATTCATACCTTGATTCAGCAACGCCGAAAATCGCTCTGTAGAAGAATCAGACCAGCCAGATGGCACATTATCAAAGCGCAAGTCCCTTATTGGAAGGGGGCTCTCGAAGGCTCTCGCCCTACTTAGGGTGATCAGCAAACCCCCTCCGCGCGGAGGGCGCAAGCTTTGCGCCCCTACAGTAACGGATTTTGTCCACAATGTAGGGGCGAACTGCGTTCGCCCAAAAGGTCTATTATCAAAGCGCAAGTCCCTTATCTCCTAGATTGATCGGTGCGAGGGATGGATAGATAATTATCACCACCCCTGAAATCTAACATTTCTACGGGGTTGTAAGTAGTTGGACAAAAGTAAAGTTAACTGTGGGGTAAGGAGTCTCCGAGTCTCCGAGTCTCCGAGTCAGTAAGAATTGCGGCAATTTACATTTCTTAAGATAGACAACAGAATTTATGTCCGACTACTTATATAGCGGTTCTCGCATCTGTGCGGCACACTTAAACCTTTGCTGATTAAGCTGTTCAGTATCGGAAATGTACCTCTTGTGAATCAGAAACGCTATAAATAATCAGTCTTTAATAACTGGATTTAGTCTAATGTTGTAGGCTGTTTTTGTAGCAGTGGGGTACGTCATTTTTTCAGCAGTACAGCTTAGGGACTGGCGTGGGAATAATATCCCAGCTTTGAAAATCGCTCTGTAGAAGAATCAGACCAGCCAGATGGCACAGGATCAAAGCGCAAGTCCCTTATTGGAAGGGGGCTCTCGAAGGCTCTCGCCCTACTTAGGGTGATCAGCAAACCCCCTCCGCGCGGAGGGCGCAAGCTTTGCGCCCCTACAGTAACGGATTTTGTCCACAATGTAGGGGCGAACTGCGTTCGCCCAAAAGGTCTATTATCAAAGCGCAAGTCCCTTATCTATAGGAGGATTTCGGCAAAACATGAAAATTATCGCCTACACCTATACCAACCCCCTGCTCGATAGTCCCCCCGATGCCTCGATTTGGGCCTATTCTCCCGAACAAGTGTATCAGGATTTTGGCGATCGCTCACAACGGCAGCAACTTCTCCGCGATTGTCAAGGGACTCCCCCCCAACTGCTGATCCTGCGTCGCATAGCAGAATTGGGAGACAATGGCACGGAAGTTAGCAAAATTTTACAATCCTTAGAAGCCCTCGACATAGATATAATTGCCTTAGAAAACCCAGATTATAAGCTGAATTTTGCCAAGATTCTGCAAGAAATATCAAAAAACGAACTAAGTAACCGTTTAAAAGCATCTCACGCTCACAATCGTCTGCAAGCTTTGCCTCCCCCCGGGAAAGCCCCCTACGGTTATCGTCGTGGCAAGGAGCGTTATATACTCGATCGCAGTACCGCACCAGTAGTCAAAGACTTTTTTGATCGCTTTTTGATTTCCGCTTCCCTGCGTTCCACGGTGCGCTACTTAGAAAAACGCTACGGCAAAAAGATATCAGTAGCTACTGCCCATAAATGGCTGACTAATCCCGTTTATCGCGGTGATTTGTGCTATCTCGGTCAAGATATTATCCCCGATACCCACACCCCGATTATCTCCCGGGAAGAAGCAGCCCAGATCGATCGCATCCTGAGAAATAATCGCAAATTACCCCCCCGCAGTGCCAGCGCTCCGCGTTCCTTAGCGGGTTTAGTCGTCTGTAGTCAATGTCAATCGGGGATGACGATTACCAAAGTGACAGCGCGAGGAAAAGGCACAGAATACCTCTATTTGCGACCTTTGCAATGTCCCCGGACAAAAAAATGTTCGGCGATTGCTTACGAAAAAATTCTCGATAGCACAATCGATCGCATTTGTCAAGACCTACCACCGACGATCGCTCAGATATCTTTACCAGATTTAGAGGCGATCAAACGGGGAATGAGCGAGGAAATAGGGCAAAAAAACGATATTTTGTCGCAATTGCCCTCCCTAGAAGCAGCGGGAATTTTAGATCAAGAAACGGCTAATCTCAGGGCCTATAAACTGAAAAACGAGATCGCGCAGATTCAAGGACTTTTAGACCAATTACCCCCCGATAACCTGACTATTATCGCTCGTGCCGTTGCTTTTCCGCAATTTTGGCGAGATTTATCGGAAATCGAGCGCCGTTTTTATTTTCGCGAGTTTATCCGTCGCATCGAAATCGAGAGGGAAACGGCTAATAATTGGCATTTACGTTTAATATTCGTTTTTTAACAATCTTGGATAATCTTAAAGTTAGCTAAAAATTGCGGCATTTTTGAGCGAACAATGCTAAGAAAAAGGCTAACAGCGATCGATCTCAACTATGAGCAATCACAAAAGATTAATCAGGTATAAAAAAGGGCGAAAATCCTCCCGGACAAAACCCCACCTTTACGATTATCACTATAACCAACCCGGGACGATGCCGGGGTTAATCACCATCGATGAAAATGCCGTAGCTACCGAGATATTTTTAATTAATTATAACCCCCAACAAGCCACTAGAGTTAATAATCTCTTACCGAAAGACTGTCTTAAATATTTATCCAATGATTCCATCTCTTGGATTGATATTGTCGGTTTGGGTAATGAAGATAAACTGCAAGAGTTGGGGGAAATTTTTCATTTACATCCCTTAACCCTTGAGGATATAGTCAGTATTCCCCAAAGACCAAAAGTGGAAGAATGCGAGAATTATATTTTAATAATAGTGCCAATGGCTATCCTGATCGATCATCAGGGTTTTTTGCTAGAACAAATCAGTTTAATAGTCGGGAAGAATTATGTTTTAACCGTGCAGGAAGAAGGACAATACGATTCTTTAGAGGGAGTTAGGGAAAGAATCCGTTTGAATAAAGGTTCCATCCGGCAGCAAAAATCTGGTTATTTAGCCTACGCAATTTGGGATGCCATTATTGACGGTTATTTTCCTGTTTTGGAGTCCTACGGAGAAAGAATCGAGGAGTTAGAAAACGAAATTTTAGCTAGTCCCACGGAACAGACTTTATCAAAAATTTACCAACTACGTCAGGAATTACTCTCCCTGCGACGAGCAATTTGGCCGCAAAGAGACACCCTCAATGCTCTTTTGCGGGATGAGTATATTGTCATCGATACAACGATTAAACCCTATCTAAGGGACTGTTATGACCACGTGGTACAAATCCTCGATGTTATCGAAAATTACCGGGAATTTGCCAATGGTTTAATGGATTTTTACCTGTCTTCCGTCAGTAATAAAATGAACGAGATTATGAAAACTTTAACGGTAATCTCGACGATTTTTATCCCTCTCACCTTCATTGTCGGTATTTATGGCATGAACTTTAATCCTGAGAAATCCCCCTATAATATGCCCGAATTAGAATGGTATTGGGGCTATGTGTTCGTCTGGGTGTTGATGCTAACCGTTGCTTTCAGTTTAATCATTTTCTTTTGGCGACGCGGCTGGTTTAAGAACCTATCGACAGGGAAGAAAAGATAAACTGTTAAGCAGATTAAGCGGACCGGATTACCTTACCGGCATCTAGCCAGAGAAAATGGCTATTGCAGAGAAATTAATAATTTAGTGTCGGCGGTATTTTTTAACACTTTCAGTTGATGGCTTCTCATTTTGTCCAACCAACTATAGTGCTGGTTGCGACATTGATAGACGATATCGATGTCACCAATCTCTGACTTAACCTGAGCCAAGTAGTTTTCTAGTTCGCTAATTTTCATAACCAATCTCGCTTGCGCTGAAGGACATCAACCCTAAACCAAGAATTATCGCTAAAGGATAGGGGTGACTACAGTTATTATTATAGGCCGATCATATATTCTCGAAAAAGTTCTTATCTAAAAAAGTTAGCTAATGTCAGGGTTAGATGATATCGGCGAAGTTTCTTTCTAGTCGTCGAAAATACCAAATACCACTGACTAGCAAGAGGACGACTAGGGCTAAGGATAGCAGGAATCCGGGCCAATAGATGCTGGCATCACCTCCGATAATCGCCCAACGAAAACCATCAATGACTCCCACCATGGGATTGAGAGAGTACAACCAACGCCATTTTTCTGGAACTATATTACTACTAAATCCTACGGGAGAAATATATAGCCCAAACTGAATGATAAAGGGAACGATATAACGAAAATCGCGAAATTGAACATTTAATGCTGATAACCATAAACCCCCACCCATAGAGGTAGCAAAAGCCATGAGAATGAATAAAGGTAGGGTTAAAATGCGCCAACTAGGTAAAAAATTATACCAAGCCATTAACCCTAACAGAATCATTCCTGAAAGCAGAAAATCAACAAAACTGACAATAACGGCACTGGTGGGAACAATTAACCGGGGAAAATATACCTTAGAAATTAGATTAGCATTATCGATTAAACTATTACTAGCTTCAGCGAGAGAACTGGCGAAAAATTGCCAGGGTAAGACCCCCGCAAAGACCAAAATTGGATAGGGAGCAGCGCCATCACTAGGCAAACGGGCTAATTTACCGAAGACAAAAGTAAAGACTAACATGGTTAAAAATGGCCGCAGTAATGCCCAAGCAATGCCGATAAAAGTTTGTTTATAACGAACTAAAATATCGCGCCAAGCCAAGAAATAAAATAATTCTCGGTATTGCCATAAATCCCGCCAATATTGTCTTTCACTTCGCCCAGCTTCAATAATTAATTCTTTTTTCATTACTTTTTAGGTTCTGGTGGTTGCTGTTTAGAAGCCTCCGCAATCGCTTGATTTAAACGAGTTAATTCTTCTTTAAACTTCGGTTCTTGGGGATAGTTTTTGACTAACTTTTCTAGGATACTTTTAGCTCCAGAAACGTCTTGAGTTTGTAATCTTGTTCCATAAAGAACTAGCATAACTTCCAGATTGTCGGGATATTTTTGATATAACTTTTCTAAAGGTTCTCTGGCTCCGATAAAATCTTTTAACTGTAAGCGAGCCTGGGCCAGTCCTTGCAAAGCAGTGGGGTTATCCGGTTCACGTTCGAGAATTTTCTCGTAACCTTTGACCATTTCTGCTAATTTTTCGGGGGGAATAGTTGCCTGTTGCTCAGGTTGATTGCCTTGGGGGGAATTAGAATTATTATTCTTCCATAAACCTAAAGTTGGCACCACCATTAAAGCCAGAAATACTAAGCCAGAGGAAACAATTAAGACTCGTTTGAGCGTATCGTTATTTTTTTTTGGCATAATTTTTAAAGATTAGAGATAAGATTAACTATTGGTGACTCGATGAAATTCGTGACCCCAAAGATTATAAGCCCAAATTCCCAAGCCAAAACTACCTAAGCAGAGGATGGTGAGCATCAGGAAAACTTGCCACCTATTGTAACCTGCTTCCTGAAGTTCTAGACGACCGAGGATAGTAGCGGCTAACAGAATTAAAACTCGACTAAATAGCGCCCACTTGTGGAAGATAAAGACTACCGCCAAAGACCAGCCGAGAATTGATAATACAGCGCTAATATCGTTTTTGAGCCAACTGCGGAAAAATACCGACATTAGGTGACTAAACAGAGTTAATCCTAGGGCAATTGAGAGGATAACCCCTACCGCTAGGATATAGATGATGATTTCTAGCCATTCGCTAGTGAGAGTCCAATTCATCTCATCACCGCGGGCAAGTAACCAATCACTCCATGATAAACGCTCATGGGCGATTGACCAGCCAAACACCCCATAGACCGATGGTATTAGAAAAGTCAGTAGTATAATGCGCCAAAACATAATCAGTTATCAGTTATCAGTTATCAGTTTTGAGTTATTAGTTATCAGTTTTGAGTCTTAAGTGAGCAGTATGTATTAAGTGAGCCTGATCAAATGCCAGTTTACTACTGTCTTTTCACTGATTACTGTTTACTGATCACTGATCACTGAAAAAAGTCAAGCCTGAACCCTGAAAGAGGGGAAAATTGCCCCTTTTCAGACTTCAGGCCCTTGGGATTGTCCCGATC
Encoded here:
- a CDS encoding recombinase family protein: MKIIAYTYTNPLLDSPPDASIWAYSPEQVYQDFGDRSQRQQLLRDCQGTPPQLLILRRIAELGDNGTEVSKILQSLEALDIDIIALENPDYKLNFAKILQEISKNELSNRLKASHAHNRLQALPPPGKAPYGYRRGKERYILDRSTAPVVKDFFDRFLISASLRSTVRYLEKRYGKKISVATAHKWLTNPVYRGDLCYLGQDIIPDTHTPIISREEAAQIDRILRNNRKLPPRSASAPRSLAGLVVCSQCQSGMTITKVTARGKGTEYLYLRPLQCPRTKKCSAIAYEKILDSTIDRICQDLPPTIAQISLPDLEAIKRGMSEEIGQKNDILSQLPSLEAAGILDQETANLRAYKLKNEIAQIQGLLDQLPPDNLTIIARAVAFPQFWRDLSEIERRFYFREFIRRIEIERETANNWHLRLIFVF
- the corA gene encoding magnesium/cobalt transporter CorA produces the protein MSNHKRLIRYKKGRKSSRTKPHLYDYHYNQPGTMPGLITIDENAVATEIFLINYNPQQATRVNNLLPKDCLKYLSNDSISWIDIVGLGNEDKLQELGEIFHLHPLTLEDIVSIPQRPKVEECENYILIIVPMAILIDHQGFLLEQISLIVGKNYVLTVQEEGQYDSLEGVRERIRLNKGSIRQQKSGYLAYAIWDAIIDGYFPVLESYGERIEELENEILASPTEQTLSKIYQLRQELLSLRRAIWPQRDTLNALLRDEYIVIDTTIKPYLRDCYDHVVQILDVIENYREFANGLMDFYLSSVSNKMNEIMKTLTVISTIFIPLTFIVGIYGMNFNPEKSPYNMPELEWYWGYVFVWVLMLTVAFSLIIFFWRRGWFKNLSTGKKR
- a CDS encoding ABC transporter permease; translation: MKKELIIEAGRSERQYWRDLWQYRELFYFLAWRDILVRYKQTFIGIAWALLRPFLTMLVFTFVFGKLARLPSDGAAPYPILVFAGVLPWQFFASSLAEASNSLIDNANLISKVYFPRLIVPTSAVIVSFVDFLLSGMILLGLMAWYNFLPSWRILTLPLFILMAFATSMGGGLWLSALNVQFRDFRYIVPFIIQFGLYISPVGFSSNIVPEKWRWLYSLNPMVGVIDGFRWAIIGGDASIYWPGFLLSLALVVLLLVSGIWYFRRLERNFADII
- a CDS encoding DUF29 domain-containing protein, producing the protein MKTLNQNPWQVEGGETLPLLYEIDQHLWLEETIKLLKENRIDELDVIHLIEELESLSKRDKNRVSSLLEQVIRHLLLLHYWTTEVEINGNHWRAEIISFRTQLRKYLTTNLQNYLAEELAIIYEDALAYVQEKTGFSGDFPPECPYSLEQLLDKNWFNCED
- a CDS encoding tetratricopeptide repeat protein, with translation MPKKNNDTLKRVLIVSSGLVFLALMVVPTLGLWKNNNSNSPQGNQPEQQATIPPEKLAEMVKGYEKILEREPDNPTALQGLAQARLQLKDFIGAREPLEKLYQKYPDNLEVMLVLYGTRLQTQDVSGAKSILEKLVKNYPQEPKFKEELTRLNQAIAEASKQQPPEPKK